The following is a genomic window from Burkholderia oklahomensis C6786.
ACGGCTACCGCCGCGAGACGCTGGTCGGCATCGCGCTCGTGTTCCTCTGGACCGTCTGCACCTACGTGCTGCTGTTCTATATGCCGACCTACACCACCCAGGTGCTGGGGCTCGCGCCACGGGCCGGTTTCGTCGCCTGCATCGCGGGCGGGGCGACGCTGATGGCCGCGGCGCCGCTGGCCGGCCGGCTCGCCGACCGCCATGGCGGCAAATGGCTGATGGCGGGCGCGGCGGCAGCGATCCTCGTGCTCGCCTACCCGATGTTCGCGTTCATCCACCGCGTGCCGACCGTCGCCGCGCTGGTGGGCTTCCAGCTCACGTTCGGCCTGCTGATCGCCGGCTACACGGGCCCGATCCTCGCGGAATTCACGCGGCTGTTCCCGACCGCCGTGCTCTCCACCGGCCTGTCGCTCGCCTACAACCTCGCGGTCATGCTGTTCGGCGGTTTCGCGCCGTTCTTCATCACCTGGCTCACGCATGCGCTCGACAACGCGCTGGCCCCGGCGTTCTACGTGATGGCCGCCGCCTTCGTGAGCCTGATCGGCACGCTGCTGCTGCGCGCACCGGCGCCGCAAGCGGCGCCCCTCGCCCGGACGACGCGCACGGCACGCACCGGAGGCCGGCCATGGCACTGATCGTGATCCGCGGCGGCAACGTGCTCGACGTGGCGCGCGGCGAATGGCTGCCGCACCACCATGTCGTGATTGAGCGCGAGCGCATCGTCGAGGTGTCGGAACGGGCGCCGGCGCTGGCCGATGCCCATGTGATCGATGCGCTCGGCAAGACGGTGATGCCGGGCCTGATCGACTGCCATGTCCATGTGCTCGCCTCGCACGCCAATCTCGGCTCCAACGCGGCCCAGCCCAACCTGCTCGCGGCCATGCGCGCGCTGCCGATCCTGCGCGCGATGCTGCTGCGCGGCTTCACCAGCGTGCGCGACGCGGGCGGCGCCGACGGCGGGCTCGCGCAGGCCATCGCGCTGGGCCTCGTGACGGGGCCGCGACTGTTCCCGTCGGGCAAGGCGCTGTCACAGACGGGCGGCCATGGCGATTTCCGCATGACGGGAGACAGCGCCGATCCCTGCGATTGCCATGCGCGGGCCGGCGCGATCGCGCGCGTGGCGGACGGGGTCGACGCCGTGCGGCTGGCCGTGCGCCAGCAAATCCGCGACGGCGCCACGCAGATCAAGGTGATGGCCTCGGGCGGCGTGGCCTCGCCCGTCGACGAGATCGGCCATAGCCAGTATTCGGAAGCCGAGATCCGCGCGGCGGTGGACGAGGCGCGCGCGGCCAACACTTATGTAATGGCGCACGCCTACACGGGCGCGGCCATCACGCGCGCGATCCGCTGCGGCGTACGCACCATCGAGCACGGCAATCTCGTCGACGCTGCGGCGGCCGCCCTGATGCGCGAACACGGCGCCTATGCGGTGCCCACGCTCGTCACCTACGAGGCGATCGCGCGCTGCGGCGCCTCGGGCATGCCGGCCGCGGCGCTCGACAAGCTCGCGGCGGTGCGCGAGGCGGGCCGCGCCTCGCTCGAGATCTTCGCGAACGCGGGCGTGCCGATGGGCTTCGGCACCGACCTGCTCGGCGACATGCATCACCTGCAAGGCGAGGAATTCCGGCTGCGCGCCGAGCGGCTCGGCAATCTCGAGGCCCTGCGCGCCGCCACGACGGTGGCCGCGCGGATCCTCGGGCGGCCCGACACGCTCGGCACGATCGCGCCGGGCGCGATGGCGGACGTGCTCGTGGTGGACGGCGATCCGCTCGCCGACATCGGCGTGCTGGCCGGCAACGGCGAGCGCATCGATTACGTGCTGCATGGCGGACGCGTGCAACGGCGCGGCGAACTGGTCGGAGTCGATTGACAGGCAAGCATCAGGGCGTGCGCGGCACAAGCCGTGCGCGCTGAAACAGGGCGGAACGGCCCGCCGGGGCGCGACAGCACGATCAGCGCGACCCGGCACCGATTCCGCCGACAGGGTTCCGGCAGCGGCGGGCAAGCCTTCGGGCGAGCCTGCCGCCGCCGGAGCGGGCGGGTTGCCGGGCTTCCCTCGGGAAGATTGGGCGATCCATATTTCAGCGTCATCCTTCAAGGAGAAAATCATGCGTATCAAGCGTACGAAGCGCGTGTGTCTGATGAACGACGGTCTGTAATTCCGGCGTCTTCATCTTCCGCCCGAGCCGTCTCGCCGCCTGGCGAGGCGGCTCCCGTTCCGGTCCCGGCCCGCGCCCAGCGGTGGCGCCGTCCGAATGGAGAATCATCGTGATGCACATCACACGCCCCATGCTGCGCAGCGACAGCGCGATCCGCCGCCTGGACGACTGCCTCGTCATCACCTATCTCGACGAAGACTACGAAATCGAATTCGACGATCCTGCGTCGCTGCCGGCCACCGAGATCCTGCTCGGCCGCCTCGACGGCACGCGTACCATCGACGAGCTCTCGCACGACGCCGGCGGCCTGCGCCCCGAGCAGGTCGCGAGCACGCTGTCGATGCTCGACGGCAATTTCCTGCTCGCCGAAGGCGGCCACGCCGGCGCGCCGATGTCGGGCCTCGCTTTCGCGCTGCATCTGGAAGACCTCTACTACAACCGCTGGATGGGGCAGGACGGAGAGACCGCCCTGGTGCGCGCCGTGTTCGACGGCCGGGCCTCGCGCGACGTGCTGGTCGGCTGGGGCTTCGAGTGCTACCACGTGACCACGCGCGCCCATGACTGCCTCGCGCCGATCATCGCGCGCATGCACGACGCGCTGCGCCCGCTCGCGATCGACTACGTGCTCGACGAATACCGGCACGACAAGCTGCTGATGAAATCGCTGCTGGCGCTCGGCCACACGCGCGAGACCGTCGAGCGCTCGCTGCCGCTGCCCTATACGCACGCGGTGATGAATCTGCTCGCGCGCTGGTCGAACACGGATCTGCTCAGCTTCATGGGCTGCCTGTTCGTGTTCGAGGGCACGCAGGATATCGGTGACGCCTATATCCGCCGGCTCGAGCAATACGATCTGCCGCCCGAATTCCTGCGCGGCCAGTCGGTGCATAACGACGTGAACAATGCGGGCGATCATGGCGCCGTCTCGCGCCTGCTCTACAGCCGCTTCCCGTCGATCTGCCCCGACGACCAGGCGCGCGTGATCCGCAACCTGCGCATGCTCTACGACGCGCAGCGGCGCAAGCACCAGAACGTGCTCGACTACTACAGCGATCCGGTGATCGGCATCCCGCGCATGCTGCCGCGCTGAGCGGCCCGCTCCGATCCCGAATTCCGGGCTTTCGCCCCCCGCACCTGAACCGAGGAGTCCGCCATGACGTCCGCCGCCGTCGCGCCCGCCACCCCGCTGGCCTTGCTCGCGGAGCATCGCGAACAGATCGGCTATCTGCATGGCCGCCTCACCGAGGCGATCGCCAACGCCGTCGACAAGATCCGCCCATACGAGGCGCGTTACGCGCTCGGCAATGCCATGGTGCGCCATGCGCGCGCGCTGCTGCTGCGCCAGCGCGAGCAGGTCGAGATCGTGCCGCTGCCGGCCACCGAGGCGATCGCCAACCAGTTCTTCGTGCTGTCGCTGAACGATGCGCGCGTGTTCGTCCACCTGCTGCTGAACTTCTACCGAAGCGAGCTTCCCATGGCGACCTATCTGCATGACGCCGGCACCAAGGATGCACTGCATTTCGACGACGCCGACACGCGCTATTTCGAGGCCGTGGCCGATATCGCCGATTTCGAGTCGTGCGCCTCGCACCTCATGCTCGACGCCGACGAGGCCGCGCGCCTCGAGGTGCAGCATCATCTGCTCGGCGAGACGCTGCGCTATCTGGCGGACGAGCTCGTCAACACGCATCCGCTGCACGCCTGAGCACGGAGGCCGATCGTGTCCTCCAACGTCGGTCGCCCGCTGCTGGCCTCGCTGCCGGGCACGGCGGAGCGCTTCCCCGCGGTGCATGCCACACTTGCCGCCGGCAGCACGCCGCTGCATCTGAACGAGAGCCCCTATCCGCCCTCGCCGCGCGTGGCCGCCGCGCTGCAGCGCGCGTTCACCGATCTCAACCGCTATCCGGCACCGCACCCGGCCGAACTCGTCGCGGCGCTGGCCGAACGCAGCGACGTGGCCGCCGACACGGTGCTGACCGGCCCCGGCAGCGACGATCTCCTGCTGACCCTCGCGCTGACCTTCCTCGAGCCCGGCGATGTCGCGCTGATGCCGGCACCGAGCTTCGGCAAGTACCACAGCGCGACCGCAGTGGCCGGCGGCCGCGCCGTGAGCGTGCCGATCGATGCGCACGGCGCCGTCGACCTGCGTGCGCTGGCCGCGCGGATCGGCCCGGACACGCGGCTCGTGTTCGTACCCACGCCGAACAATCCGACCGGCGCGGGCGTGTCCGGCGACGAGATCGTGGCGTTCGCGGCGGCGCTGCCGCCCCATGTGGTCGCCGTCTTCGATCTGGCCTATCACGAATTCGCGCTGCGCTCGGGCGGCCCCGACGTGCCGCGCCTGCTCGCCGGCTGCCCGGCGCGCTGGATCTGCCTGCGCACGCTGTCGAAGGCGTATTGCCTCGCCGGGCTGCGCCTCGGCTACGCGCTCTGCGCCGATGCC
Proteins encoded in this region:
- a CDS encoding metal-dependent hydrolase family protein — encoded protein: MALIVIRGGNVLDVARGEWLPHHHVVIERERIVEVSERAPALADAHVIDALGKTVMPGLIDCHVHVLASHANLGSNAAQPNLLAAMRALPILRAMLLRGFTSVRDAGGADGGLAQAIALGLVTGPRLFPSGKALSQTGGHGDFRMTGDSADPCDCHARAGAIARVADGVDAVRLAVRQQIRDGATQIKVMASGGVASPVDEIGHSQYSEAEIRAAVDEARAANTYVMAHAYTGAAITRAIRCGVRTIEHGNLVDAAAAALMREHGAYAVPTLVTYEAIARCGASGMPAAALDKLAAVREAGRASLEIFANAGVPMGFGTDLLGDMHHLQGEEFRLRAERLGNLEALRAATTVAARILGRPDTLGTIAPGAMADVLVVDGDPLADIGVLAGNGERIDYVLHGGRVQRRGELVGVD
- a CDS encoding iron-containing redox enzyme family protein, with translation MHITRPMLRSDSAIRRLDDCLVITYLDEDYEIEFDDPASLPATEILLGRLDGTRTIDELSHDAGGLRPEQVASTLSMLDGNFLLAEGGHAGAPMSGLAFALHLEDLYYNRWMGQDGETALVRAVFDGRASRDVLVGWGFECYHVTTRAHDCLAPIIARMHDALRPLAIDYVLDEYRHDKLLMKSLLALGHTRETVERSLPLPYTHAVMNLLARWSNTDLLSFMGCLFVFEGTQDIGDAYIRRLEQYDLPPEFLRGQSVHNDVNNAGDHGAVSRLLYSRFPSICPDDQARVIRNLRMLYDAQRRKHQNVLDYYSDPVIGIPRMLPR
- a CDS encoding pyridoxal phosphate-dependent aminotransferase; the protein is MSSNVGRPLLASLPGTAERFPAVHATLAAGSTPLHLNESPYPPSPRVAAALQRAFTDLNRYPAPHPAELVAALAERSDVAADTVLTGPGSDDLLLTLALTFLEPGDVALMPAPSFGKYHSATAVAGGRAVSVPIDAHGAVDLRALAARIGPDTRLVFVPTPNNPTGAGVSGDEIVAFAAALPPHVVAVFDLAYHEFALRSGGPDVPRLLAGCPARWICLRTLSKAYCLAGLRLGYALCADAELQSMVLKIRSVFNVGTPAIVAALAALDDTEHMRGVVDAIVGERDRLRAAFTEASLAVLPSQANFLAVRVGPGRDALVEALRVRGILIAKIAHPDYAQYVRISVGTPEQNRVLLAGLHACLAATRAAEPSRTLD